A genome region from Brassica oleracea var. oleracea cultivar TO1000 chromosome C2, BOL, whole genome shotgun sequence includes the following:
- the LOC106324735 gene encoding proteasome subunit alpha type-2-A, with translation MGDSQYSFSLTTFSPSGKLVQIEHALTAVGSGQTSLGIKASNGVVIATEKKLPSILVDEASVQKIQHLTPNIGVVYSGMGPDFRVLVRKSRKQAEQYLRLYKEPIPVTQLVRETATVMQEFTQSGGVRPFGVSLLVAGYDDKGPQLYQVDPSGSYFSWKASAMGKNVSNAKTFLEKRYTEDMELDDAIHTAILTLKEGFEGEISSKNIEIGKIGADKVFRVLTPAEIDDYLAEVE, from the exons ATGGGAGACAGTCAGTACTCGTTTTCACTCACTACCTTCAG CCCTTCAGGGAAGCTTGTTCAGATAGAACATGCTCTAACAGCTGTTGGATCAGGCCAAACATCTTTGGGAATCAAAG CTTCAAACGGAGTTGTTATTGCTACTGAGAAGAAGCTTCCCTCTATTCTTGTTGATGAAGCCTCT GTTCAAAAGATTCAGCATTTGACTCCCAACATTGGAGTTGTATACAG TGGTATGGGCCCCGATTTCCGAGTTCTTGTGCGGAAGAGTAGGAAGCAGGCTGAGCAATACCTCCGCTTGTACAAA GAACCCATCCCTGTCACTCAACTTGTAAGGGAAACTGCTACGGTTATGCAAGAGTTCACTCAATCGGG TGGTGTTAGGCCGTTTGGAGTTTCTCTACTAGTGGCTGGGTATGATGACAAGGGTCCTCAGCTGTATCAG GTGGATCCGTCTGGTTCTTATTTCTCATGGAAAGCTTCGGCGATGGGAAAGAATGTCTCAAATGCTAAGACATTTCTCGAGAAGAG GTACACCGAAGATATGGAGCTTGATGATGCCATTCATACAGCGATATTGACACTGAAGGAAGG TTTCGAGGGAGAAATCTCGAGCAAGAATATTGAGATTGGCAAGATTGGTGCTGACAAAGTTTTTAG GGTACTAACACCGGCAGAGATTGACGATTACTTGGCTGAAGTCGAGTAA
- the LOC106325698 gene encoding thiosulfate/3-mercaptopyruvate sulfurtransferase 1, mitochondrial-like has translation MFSAARVWWKFCVSGHEKVWVLDGGLPRWRASGNAILKASAASEAIKKIYQGQIVSPVTFKTKFQPHLVWTLDQIYAFYTGLTVLLQSLVREYEAVISLEANVSLFLRCLILLLKHSYQQKTLKK, from the exons ATGTTTAGTGCAGCCCGTGTATGGTG GAAGTTCTGTGTTTCTGGACATGAGAAAGTATGGGTGCTCGATGGAGGTCTACCGAGATGGCGTGCTTCGGGTAATGCTATTTTGAAAGCCAGTGCTGCAAGTGAGGCTATTAAGAAAATCTATCAAGGACAAATTGTCAGCCCAGTAACCTTTAAAACGAAGTTTCAGCCACACCTAGTGTGGACGCTTGATCAG ATTTACGCTTTTTACACAGGTTTGACGGTACTGCTCCAGAGCCTCGTAAGGGAATACGAAGCGGTCATATCCCTGGAAGCAAATGTGTCCCTTTTCCTCAG ATGCTTGATTCTTCTTCTCAAACACTCTTACCAACAGAAGACGCTGAAGAAATGA